The sequence below is a genomic window from Lolium perenne isolate Kyuss_39 chromosome 7, Kyuss_2.0, whole genome shotgun sequence.
CACCTCGCCGGCCACGCGGTCCAGCGCCGCGGGCTCCGTCGTCTCGTCCAGCTTCCGCGCGGGAGCCTCCGCCGCGGCCTTCCTgttcgtgcccgccgccgccttccGCACCGTCTCCACGGGCGCGCCCGACCGCAGCGCCTGGTTCACCGCCTTGGCCGACTTGAGGTCCGCCGCCTTCGGCTTCGCCCGCCGCAGCACCACCGGCTCCCAGTCCTGCGTGATGTTGCCGCTCATCCTGCCCGTCGGCATGTcgctcccttcttcttgtcgtatgTTTTCTTTCTCGTGTTAATGGTGAAATGGGGAATTTGGAAGCGGGAGGCTTATATAGAAGGCGTGGAAGTGAGCAATGGCGGTTTCGCGGCAGTTCGCGAAGGTTCCCGTCTTCCCGATCGGGTAGGCTCGTGCACTCATCTCGTGGGTTCTGGAACGTTCTGGGAGAGACCCGGTTCGTGTCTGGGCCGTTGATTGAAGATTGTGTAGCGGATCGGATAGCTGTAGACAGCCTGCTGAAACTTGAGTGCCACGGAAACCCCAGTTGTGGATACTTGGACGTCACGCACTATTCGGCAATTTCGTGACAGGCACGAacgttgtactccctccgtccataaataaggGCTCATTTGATTTGaaggataggaaaaacataggaataggaaaggtataggattggaatgacatgtctacttgaatcctataggaagatgaaattTGTTAGATTGTagtaaaggaatttttccatgaggtatgggctaatgcttttttcctataggaatacactacaagattcctataggaatttttcctataagctatgttcctatgaatcaaacaacatgtataggaaattttcctataggaatcaaatcctacacaatttctatgcaaatcctttgaatcaaaggagccctaagtgtACGTACGAGATTTTCAAGATACATTATGAAATAAAGTAAAAAATGTATTGGAAAGATGCATCTTTCCTCTTTAATTAGTTCACCTTCAATGAGCTAAGTGCTTGTAGAAAATAAGGATAACATATgctcaatattattgggtttgatttccgtgcgatgagagagaagcaattaaagtgcattggaaagataggagtacactcttttgtggcaaagtttagggctagatttccacttatttgtggacggagggagtatactcGAGACGGCCAGTTTCATGTCCCGCACCTAGGTCGCCCCCAGTCGGAAACCCTATctctccccctccttcccccaactTTCTCTCCGACCATCATCGGTATGCACCGCACGTACTATTAGAAAACAGATAATCAGTGGTGCACCAATTTTTGCAATCAGTGGTGCACTAGTGGTGCTCTACTACTATCATGCCACTGCTAacagttagcagtggcgcactagtggtgcgccattggtAATATAGGTAGTAATGGCGCACTGGCACATGCTCCACTAATAAGCTATACGCGTGCGCCACTGTA
It includes:
- the LOC127313389 gene encoding multiprotein-bridging factor 1c, giving the protein MPTGRMSGNITQDWEPVVLRRAKPKAADLKSAKAVNQALRSGAPVETVRKAAAGTNRKAAAEAPARKLDETTEPAALDRVAGEVRAVIQRARVAKGWSQAELAKRISERAQVVQEYESGKAVPAQAVLAKMERALQVKLRGKAVGAPAAAAAAAGAR